One part of the Lycium ferocissimum isolate CSIRO_LF1 chromosome 8, AGI_CSIRO_Lferr_CH_V1, whole genome shotgun sequence genome encodes these proteins:
- the LOC132065997 gene encoding eukaryotic peptide chain release factor GTP-binding subunit-like, producing MVKENQDTQQTLAELATNISLPTKKFDETQIKKVNVCEDKSGLPKGMYQAQEGPFHEGPPMQVEYANYVNNSQEGYQRQNYQGGCQNQNQWRPQQGQGAYNNNNSGNYNNNYGDTIQGSYNNNNNFGNKCSNPYIPPKGQSTEQGSSRVEAMLETVLANQSKSERTLYGLTETVGSYKTAIQKLESQMRDISRQQDPPKKGGLPSDIVPNSKNGRGSADYEEKEVQSEAPIIVDENPTDKKVAGLVKKKEDDKFKIFYDQLKQLSLNFPFLEAAKEMPDFAKYLKDLLTKKKTVQHDTVSLTHTVSSIISITLCSEKGRS from the exons ATGGTCAaggagaatcaagatacccagcAAACATTGGCGGAGCTTGCAACTAATATTTCCTTGCCAACCAAGAAGTTTGATGAGACCCAGATTAAGAAGGTAAATGTTTGTGAGGATAAGTCAGGTCTGCCAAAGGGGATGTACCAGGCCCAAGAGGGTCCGTTTCACGAGGGACCTCCTATGCAGGTTGAATACGCTAACTATGTGAATAATTCTCAAGAGGGTTATCAAAGACAGAACTACCAAGGTGGTTGCCAGAATcagaatcaatggagacctcagCAGGGTCAGGgtgcctacaacaacaacaactcagggaactataataataattatggtGATACAATCCAAGggagctacaacaacaacaacaattttggGAATAAGTGTTCTAATCCTTATATACCACCGAAAGGGCAATCAACAGAGcaaggtagttcgagggttgAAGCAATGCTTGAGACGGTTCTGGCAAATCAATCAAAGTCTGAGAGGACATTATATGGGCTAACGGAGACAGTGGGTTCCTATAAAACAGCTATTCAGAAGCTCGAGTCACAGATGCGTGATATTTCTAGACAGCAGGACCCTCCTAAAAAGGGAGGACTTCCTAGTGATATTGTTCCAAATTCGAAGAACGGGAGAGGCAGTGCAGACT ATGAAGAGAAAGAGGTGCAGTCTGAAGCAccaattattgttgatgagaatcCTACTGACAAGAAGGTTGCT gggttggtgaagaagaaggaagatgatAAGTTCAAAATTTTTTATGATCAGCTGAAGCAGTTGTCTttgaattttcctttcttggaaGCTGCTAAAGAGATGCCCGattttgctaaatatttgaaggatcTGCTGACCAAGAAGAAAACGGTGCAACATGATACCGTGAGTTTGACTCACACTGTGAGTTCCATCATTTCGATAACTCTTTGTTCAGAAAAAGGGAGATCCTAG